A genomic segment from Pseudomonas mendocina encodes:
- a CDS encoding TonB-dependent siderophore receptor, whose translation MVHAQDDQVTLPAQTVTGELDRPQGPDFGYKAEKSLTASKTSTPLSETPRSVSVVTRKRIEDQKSQSLTEVLGYVPGIFAPPFAAGDGLAGDLFFIRGFNATDFGYGLLRDGLRVQGNRYDTTSEPYGLERVEVFRGPTSILYGENAPGGLVNLVSKRPTAAPQGEVQLSYGSNDRRQLNLDVSGPLNDSGNVLGRVVMVGREADTQVDHVQDNRIYIAPSLTLNFDDFNSLTLLSTYQKDRTKLELGLPAAGTLLKNPNGKIDKDTFLGNKDWNTFEREVWTLGYEFTHRFNNDWQFRQNSRYMQSRIQRNEIWPGALNNAGFGTNVSSQAYDRYNKSITYSLDNQLEGKFDTGALQHTLLVGASFDRTSFNQDWSAGFGPSINVFDPVWTSEPTTPFTIQNSQLDQQMTGLYSQLQSKYENWIFLLGGRFDTVDSQYRNKFDATSPVSNAASDLDYTDRDFTWQTGVMYQFENGLSPYVSYSTSFVPVQQTSSASGPLDPITAEQYEVGLKYEPKGWNTMLTAAVFDLRKENDVYFEAGINDYRQVGESRSKGVELEVSSDVSANLNITAAYTYTDARITKDAPGSLLEGHQMTGVPRNQASIWANYRFLDGALRGLRLGGGLRHFDSTFAYTAETLYGKLDTGDVTLVDAAIGYDIDENWSVDLNAKNVFDQEYVAGCNNAGRCYWGDERTFLGTVSLRW comes from the coding sequence ATGGTTCATGCGCAAGATGACCAGGTGACGCTTCCTGCGCAAACGGTCACCGGTGAACTGGACCGCCCACAAGGCCCGGACTTCGGCTACAAGGCCGAGAAAAGTCTGACCGCCAGCAAGACCAGCACGCCACTGTCGGAGACTCCGCGTTCGGTGTCGGTGGTGACGCGCAAGCGCATCGAGGACCAAAAGTCGCAGAGCCTCACTGAGGTGCTGGGCTATGTGCCGGGTATCTTCGCTCCGCCATTCGCTGCCGGGGATGGCCTCGCGGGTGACCTGTTCTTCATTCGCGGTTTCAATGCCACTGATTTCGGCTACGGTCTGCTGCGAGATGGTTTGCGCGTACAGGGCAACCGCTACGACACCACCAGCGAGCCTTATGGTCTGGAGCGGGTAGAGGTATTCCGTGGACCGACCTCGATTCTCTATGGCGAGAACGCACCGGGTGGTCTGGTCAACCTGGTCAGCAAGCGCCCGACCGCTGCTCCGCAGGGCGAAGTGCAGCTCAGCTACGGTTCCAACGATCGTCGCCAGCTCAACCTGGACGTGTCCGGGCCATTGAATGACAGCGGCAACGTGTTGGGCAGAGTGGTGATGGTCGGTCGTGAGGCCGACACCCAGGTCGATCACGTGCAGGACAACCGCATCTATATCGCCCCGTCATTGACCCTGAACTTCGATGACTTCAACAGTCTGACCCTGCTGTCGACCTACCAGAAGGATCGCACCAAGCTCGAGCTGGGCTTGCCAGCGGCCGGTACGCTGCTGAAAAACCCCAATGGCAAGATCGACAAGGATACCTTCCTCGGTAACAAGGATTGGAACACCTTCGAACGCGAGGTGTGGACGCTGGGCTATGAGTTTACCCATCGCTTCAACAATGACTGGCAGTTCCGCCAGAACTCGCGTTACATGCAGTCACGCATCCAGCGTAACGAAATCTGGCCGGGGGCATTGAATAATGCGGGCTTCGGCACCAACGTCAGCTCGCAGGCGTACGATCGTTACAACAAGTCCATCACCTATTCGCTGGATAACCAGCTCGAAGGCAAGTTCGATACAGGTGCCCTGCAGCACACGCTGTTGGTAGGCGCCAGTTTCGACCGCACTTCCTTCAACCAGGATTGGAGTGCCGGTTTCGGTCCGTCGATCAACGTATTCGATCCGGTCTGGACCAGCGAGCCGACCACGCCGTTCACCATCCAGAACTCGCAGCTCGACCAACAGATGACCGGTCTCTACAGCCAGCTCCAAAGCAAGTACGAGAACTGGATCTTCCTGCTCGGTGGTCGTTTCGATACTGTGGATAGTCAGTATCGCAACAAGTTCGATGCTACCAGCCCGGTCAGCAACGCTGCCTCCGACCTTGACTACACCGACCGCGACTTCACCTGGCAGACCGGCGTGATGTACCAGTTCGAGAATGGTCTGTCGCCTTACGTCAGCTATTCCACCTCGTTTGTGCCGGTGCAGCAGACCAGCAGCGCCAGTGGCCCTCTGGACCCGATCACCGCCGAGCAGTACGAAGTGGGTCTGAAGTACGAGCCCAAGGGCTGGAACACCATGCTCACTGCAGCTGTATTCGATCTGCGTAAGGAAAATGACGTCTATTTCGAGGCGGGCATCAATGACTACCGCCAGGTCGGTGAGAGCCGTTCCAAGGGCGTAGAGCTGGAAGTCAGCAGTGATGTCAGTGCCAATCTGAATATCACCGCCGCCTACACCTACACCGATGCACGCATTACCAAGGACGCACCGGGATCTTTGCTTGAGGGCCATCAGATGACCGGTGTGCCCCGTAACCAGGCATCGATCTGGGCCAACTACCGCTTCCTCGATGGTGCGCTGCGCGGCCTGCGTCTGGGCGGTGGCTTGCGTCACTTCGACAGTACCTTTGCTTATACCGCCGAAACTCTCTACGGCAAGTTGGACACTGGCGACGTGACCTTGGTCGATGCCGCCATCGGCTATGACATCGACGAGAACTGGTCGGTCGATCTCAATGCCAAGAATGTCTTCGATCAGGAGTACGTGGCAGGCTGCAACAATGCCGGTCGCTGCTACTGGGGCGATGAACGCACCTTCCTCGGTACCGTGTCGCTGCGCTGGTAA